The genome window ACGAAAAACAAGACAATAAAGTACAGCATATATGTTGCCGCAGCAAAACCTGCTTTGGCCGTACCGCTCTGGTCTACTGTATCGAGCACTTCAGCATTATTTTGCAATGTCACAAAAGAAAAATATAAAGTAACACTAAAAATAAGTGCGAAAAAATATAAATAATAATGCCTCATATTTTTCTTCATGCTGCGTAACACGAGCTTACTAAGACTCATAGCCGTCACCGCCTAGCACACTTTGCGTATGCATGATTTCTTGAAAAAATGCCTGTCTCGTTTTATCTCCTTTATATAGCTCACTATAAATGAGTCCGTCCTTCAAAAATAAAACACGTGTACAAAAACTCGCTGCTACCGCATCGTGCGTAACCATCATAATCGTTGCTTTCTTTGATTCATTAATACTTTGTAGATTTTTTAAAAGTGCTGTGGCTGATTTTGAGTCAAGTGCACCTGTAGGTTCATCGGCAAATACAAGTGAAGGATTTGTAATTAGTGCCCGAGCCGCCGATGTACGTTGCTTTTGACCACCTGATATTTCGTTAGGGTATTTATTTAAAATCTCGGCAATACCTAATAAATGTGTAAGCTCCTTTACACGACTCTCTGCAACAGCCATTGGTAGCTTACCAATGGCTAATGGTAATAGAATATTTTCTTTCACTGTCAATGTATCCAATAAATTATAGTCCTGAAATATAAATCCTAATTGCTCGCGACGGAAATTAGCCAGCGCCTTCTCCTTCATACCACGTAAGTTTTGACCATTTATTTCAATAACACCTTCTGTTGCAAAGTCAATCGAACACAAAACGTTTAAGAGTGTTGTTTTCCCAGAGCCTGAAGGTCCCATGATGCCAACAAATTCACCTTTATTCACTTCTACATCAATACCCTTTAAAACCTCTTGGGCTGTTGATTTTTTACCATATACTTTTTTTACTTTACGACCAATTAAAACTGCCACTTGTAAACGCCCCTTTCTATAGTTCAAGTGTACCCTGCCTTCTTCGCCAATTCGTGCGTTTTACATGACAATATAAAAAGGTAGGTGACAATTTCGTCATCTACCTGTTAGTTTGACATATTCATTTTGTAATGGAAAACGTAATGTAAATATTGAGCCTTCGCCAACACTTGATTGGACAGTAATACGGATGCCAATTTTCTGCGCCACATTATGTGCTAAGTATAGACCCATACCTGTTGATTGTGCAGATTCTCTTCCGGCTGTCCCAGTATACGACTTCTGAAAAATTCGAGGTAGATCCTCTCTACGAATACCAATGCCTGCATCTTTTATATGTAGTAGTGTCGCTCCAGTTACATCTACTTCCGTAAATATTAATACTTCTGAATTTGCAGGACTATATTTAATCGCATTGGATAGAATTTGTCGAACGATAAAGGCTAACCATTTACTATCCGTCGTCACATTCTCAGTTAACTCATCAACATCAAAACCAATGCCTTTTTCAATACACCATGCCTGCATAGCTCTTATTTCTTTATAGACAACGGTTCTTAGCTCAATATCCATCATATAATTATCTTTTTCAATAGACACAAAACGCGTTTGATGTAGCTGCTGATCAACCAATAAATGCAGTCTAAGCCACTCAGTCTCTAATTTACGACGTAGAGCTAAATCCTCTACATGATCCAGCATCAAGTTAATTGATGTTAAAGGTGCCTTTACTTCATGAACCCATGCTAGGAGCTCATCTGAATACTCCTGTAGCTGTACCTTTACTTGATTTAATTCTGTATTCTTATCATAAATAACATCTTCAATTTTCGTAAGGTATGCCGTTTGAAAAGGTGATATAGCCAAATTTTTGCTATGTACATCATCAAGTTGGCTTTCTACATTTCCCAGGAAATCTCTTAGCTGCCTTACTTCAACTACATATCGCCAAATAAGAAAGACCATAAAACTAATCAACACGCTAATATTCATATACCAAATAGATATTCCCTCTAATCCAGCGTCTAAAGAAAATAAAACATTGATCATCACGATGATAAAAGCAAAAAAGCCTATCCATGCGAGGCGTTCTCTTAAAAATAAAATGAGCATTGTCAATCACGTCCCTTGTGTTACAGCCATATAACCAAGTCCCTTTTTAGTTAAAATCACTTCTTGTAAACCTATATCCTCAAGCTTAGTACGTAATCGATTAACATTTACCGACAATGTATTATCATTGACAAAGCGTTCATCGTCCCATAACTTTCTCATCAAATCATCTCTAGATACAATTTGATCGGCTTTCTCTACTAAAATACGTAAAATAAAGAGTTCATTTTTAGTTAATGAAGCAAGCTTACCCTCATACATAATCTCACTGCGTGCATAGTCAATAACTGCACCATTAAATCGTGTGACATCCATTGATTCTTCTACATAATCATATGTCCGACGTAAAATAGCTTGTACCTTTGCAAGTAATACCTCCATATGGAAAGGTTTTTGTACAAAATCATCTGCGCCCATTTGCATTGCCATGACCATATCCATTGGGTGGTCCCGTGAAGATAGAAAGAGAATTGGCACCTTTGAGATATGACGAATTTCACGACACCAATGAAAGCCATCATAAGCAGGTAGCTGAATGTCAATCAATACAAGCTGTGGCTTTTGTTCAATAAAATCATCCATCACTTTTTGAAAATCTTTAGGACCCACAACCTGAAGCGACCATTGTGCAAAACGTGTCTGAATCATTTCGAAGATTGATGGATCATCTTCTATCAACAATATTTTCATCTCCACTTGCAAATTCTCCTTCCACGAAGTGTTCTTATGTATTAAATAGGCTCATCGTCATAACGTGAGGTTGATTTCCGCTCCGGCTGGGCGCTTTGTTGCTGACGCTTCGCTTTCGCACAGATAAAACATTTGCCGCTGACGCTTCGCTTTCGCGCAGAGCAGAGCTTCCTGGGGGCGTCCGATGAGCCCCAAGGAGTCGCCCAGCCGGAACGAAAATCAACTTATATACGGGATACATTTTTAACAAATGTTACCCTAACTTTCTGAAGATAAATATTTAAAAGGTTGGTAGATATTAAAAGGTGTACCATTCTACACTCTAAATGCTGCACTTGCTTTTAATTTCAATCCCTGCTATTAGTTTTCACCTCTAGCAGGGATTGAAAAAATCGCTATTTCTGCTTTTTTGGTATTTCGCCAATTATGTATACATAAAATAATCTAATTCAAGTAAAATTATCAAATGTTCTTTACTCATTTTAACATAAAAAACCAATCTGTAAGCGTCCCTACAGATTGGTTTTGAAAAATTAGCTTGCGCTAAAATTATTTTTGGATAGAAGCAACTACGCCAGCGCCTACAGTACGGCCACCCTCACGGATAGAGAATTTAGTACCTTCTTCAAGAGCGATTGGAGCGATAAGTTCTACTGTCATTTCGATGTTATCGCCAGGCATTACCATTTCAACGCCTTCTGGTAAGTTACAGATACCTGTTACGTCAGTTGTACGGAAGTAGAACTGAGGACGGTAGTTAGAGAAGAATGGAGTATGACGGCCACCCTCTTCTTTTGATAAAACGTAAACTTCAGCTTTGAAGTTAGTGTGTGGAGTGATTGAGCCTGGTTTAGCTAATACTTGACCACGTTGGATTTCTTCACGAGCTACACCACGAAGTAAAGCACCGATGTTGTCACCAGCTTCAGCGTAGTCTAATAATTTACGGAACATTTCAACGCCAGTTACAGTTGTAGATTTAGCTTCTTCAGCGATACCTACGATTTCAACTACGTCACCAACTTTAACTTGACCACGTTCAACACGGCCAGTTGCAACTGTACCACGACCAGTGATTGAGAATACGTCCTCAACTGGCATCATGAATGGTTTGTCAGTTTGACGTTCTGGAGTTGGGATGTAAGAGTCTACAGCGTCCATTAATTCAACGATTTTTGCTTCCCATTCTGCTTCGCCTTCAAGAGCTTTAAGAGCAGAACCTTTGATTACAGGAATATCGTCGCCTGGGAAGTCATATTCAGATAGTAGGTCACGGATTTCCATTTCTACTAATTCTAATAATTCTTCGTCGTCAACCATATCACATTTGTTCATGAATACTACTAAGTATGGAACACCTACTTGACGAGATAAAAGGATGTGTTCACGAGTTTGTGGCATTGGGCCATCAGCAGCAGATACTACTAAGATACCGCCGTCCATTTGTGCAGCACCAGTGATCATGTTTTTAACATAGTCAGCGTGTCCTGGGCAGTCAACGTGTGCATAGTGACGAGTATCAGTTTCGTATTCTACGTGAGAAGTATTGATTGTGATACCACGTTCTTTTTCTTCTGGAGCGTTATCGATATCAGCGTATGATTTAGCTTCTCCACCCATTTGTTTAGAAAGAACTGTTGCGATTGCAGCAGTTAAAGTTGTTTTACCATGGTCAACGTGTCCGATTGTACCAATGTTAGCATGCGTTTTTGAACGGTCGAATTTTTCTTTAGCCATTAGAGATTGCCTCCTCAAAATTATATGTTTATATTTTTTAAAAAATTATAGAATGATTGCTGATAGCGAACGGGCCCATCCGCCATCCCACAATCATAGCTTACAAATTAGTTATACTTTATGCAAGATGAAAATTCAATTATTCACCTTTATTTTTTTTGATGATTTCAGCAGCGATTGATTTCGGTACTTCTTCATAATGATCGAATGTCATTGAGAATACACCACGACCTTGCGTTGCTGAACGAAGAGTTGTTGCGTAACCAAACATTTCCGCTAAAGGAACCATTGCACGAACAACTTGAGAGTTACCGCGAGCATCCATACCCTCAACGCGTCCGCGACGAGAAGTAATGTTACCCATGATATCACCAAGGTACTCTTCTGGAATTACAACTTCAACTTTCATCATTGGTTCTAAAATAACTGCATCACATTGTTTCGATGCTTCTTTAAGAGCCATAGATGCAGCAATTTTAAACGCCATCTCATTCGAGTCAACGTCATGGTAAGAACCGAATACTAATTTCGCTTTAATGTCGATTAGTGGGTAACCAGCTACTACACCGCGGTCAAGAGAGTCACGAAGACCAGCTTCTACTGCAGGAATGTATTCACGAGGTACTACACCACCAACGATAGCGTTTTCGAATTCAAAGCCTTTACCTTCTTCATTTGGAGAGAACTCAATCGTTACGTCTCCGTATTGTCCACGACCACCAGATTGGCGAGTGAATTTACCTTGAACTTTTGCAGA of Lysinibacillus agricola contains these proteins:
- a CDS encoding ABC transporter ATP-binding protein, with translation MAVLIGRKVKKVYGKKSTAQEVLKGIDVEVNKGEFVGIMGPSGSGKTTLLNVLCSIDFATEGVIEINGQNLRGMKEKALANFRREQLGFIFQDYNLLDTLTVKENILLPLAIGKLPMAVAESRVKELTHLLGIAEILNKYPNEISGGQKQRTSAARALITNPSLVFADEPTGALDSKSATALLKNLQSINESKKATIMMVTHDAVAASFCTRVLFLKDGLIYSELYKGDKTRQAFFQEIMHTQSVLGGDGYES
- a CDS encoding sensor histidine kinase, coding for MLILFLRERLAWIGFFAFIIVMINVLFSLDAGLEGISIWYMNISVLISFMVFLIWRYVVEVRQLRDFLGNVESQLDDVHSKNLAISPFQTAYLTKIEDVIYDKNTELNQVKVQLQEYSDELLAWVHEVKAPLTSINLMLDHVEDLALRRKLETEWLRLHLLVDQQLHQTRFVSIEKDNYMMDIELRTVVYKEIRAMQAWCIEKGIGFDVDELTENVTTDSKWLAFIVRQILSNAIKYSPANSEVLIFTEVDVTGATLLHIKDAGIGIRREDLPRIFQKSYTGTAGRESAQSTGMGLYLAHNVAQKIGIRITVQSSVGEGSIFTLRFPLQNEYVKLTGR
- a CDS encoding response regulator transcription factor; this encodes MKILLIEDDPSIFEMIQTRFAQWSLQVVGPKDFQKVMDDFIEQKPQLVLIDIQLPAYDGFHWCREIRHISKVPILFLSSRDHPMDMVMAMQMGADDFVQKPFHMEVLLAKVQAILRRTYDYVEESMDVTRFNGAVIDYARSEIMYEGKLASLTKNELFILRILVEKADQIVSRDDLMRKLWDDERFVNDNTLSVNVNRLRTKLEDIGLQEVILTKKGLGYMAVTQGT
- the tuf gene encoding elongation factor Tu, which gives rise to MAKEKFDRSKTHANIGTIGHVDHGKTTLTAAIATVLSKQMGGEAKSYADIDNAPEEKERGITINTSHVEYETDTRHYAHVDCPGHADYVKNMITGAAQMDGGILVVSAADGPMPQTREHILLSRQVGVPYLVVFMNKCDMVDDEELLELVEMEIRDLLSEYDFPGDDIPVIKGSALKALEGEAEWEAKIVELMDAVDSYIPTPERQTDKPFMMPVEDVFSITGRGTVATGRVERGQVKVGDVVEIVGIAEEAKSTTVTGVEMFRKLLDYAEAGDNIGALLRGVAREEIQRGQVLAKPGSITPHTNFKAEVYVLSKEEGGRHTPFFSNYRPQFYFRTTDVTGICNLPEGVEMVMPGDNIEMTVELIAPIALEEGTKFSIREGGRTVGAGVVASIQK